The window AGCTCAAAAACCCTGAAGCCCGTATCGCCGGGGTCGAAGAGAAGCTTCTCCTCGAAGAAGAGGTGGGTCTTCCTGTAGACACCCCTCAAGTCCCCGTTCTCATCTATGGCAACTGCCGAGTTGTAGACCCTATCCCCCTCCCTCTCGGCGAAACCGGCGACTACAGCCGTTGAATGCTCCGCCGCGAAGCGACTCATGCTCCTCACGGTGAAGCCATCAGGCCCCTCGGAGAGCCTCAGGACCTCCTCCCTGGAGAGGAAGAGATAGCCCGTGTTGAACAGCTCCGGGAAGACAAGGAGATCCGCTTCAACCTTTGAGGCCAGCTCTATCGCCCTTCTCACGTTCCTCTCAACAATACCAAATTCCGGATTCGTCTGCACGAAGCCTACTCTCCTCATGGTGGCCTCGCGAATTGAGTTAGCCGGCCAAGATAACCTTTACGGGGCGGAGCTCTCCGACTCTCCCGTGAGATCAGGTGCATCGATGCAGCTGGCTAGAATCGCTTCCAGCATCGGATAACGGTGGCGAGGCATTCATGCCAGCATCTCCATGACTATGATCAGAATTATCCCTGTCAGCACTAGTCTCCTTCCCTTGTAGCTGAATATATCGCTCCCCCAGAGCACGATCCCCAGCGCTATCAGGGTCCCCGCCAGGATCCTCCCTATTGTGAGCGCGGAGGACCTCAGCATGTTTAGCAGCTCTATCACCGCATCCGTGAGCCCCTTTATGGAATCCTCCATCCAGGAGAACGGGTTCTGGGCCTCAGCCGCTATTATTGGGATGATCGCCAGAGACAGGAGGGCCAGCATGAGGACTCGCGGGATCATCGATCACTCACTCGCTGCGGGATTAAATTTCCCGATAATCCTTCAAATTTAGCTGAATGTTTCGCGAATCCCTCAGATCATCTCGCTGGGCGGGGCCCACCCTCATGGATCGCGAGATGCCACCATGTCGTTCAGCGATCACGAGGGCCACCTCTTCCTCCTGCCCCTCACGTGGATGAGGTAGTAGACCAGGGCACCCACTATGGGAACCACCGCGATCAACCAGAGGGGGGAGAGCTCACTCAAAGGGATTCCTCTCCCCTCCAGGCTCACCTCCGTCGATGCGACGGCACTACCATGGCTGTAAACAACTATTGTGTAATTTCCGGGTTCAAGTCCCCTTATCAGAACCGGCATGCTCCCTCCAGCCTCCAAGGTCAGGTTCATTCTCCTGACCTCACTCCCGTTCCTCACCACCGAGAGCTCGAGATCCGCTATCACGTCACCCAGGTTTGTCAGGTTGAGCTCAACATCCCCACCCCTGACCCTGGATGAGAGCGAAACGGGAACAGGCATCACCCTGAAACTGATGGAGAGCTCGTTATCAGCGGGATTTAGATCAACGGCATCCAGCGGATCTGCTCTCACCGTGATGACGTGGGTCCCAACGCTCAGCGGCTTCACCCCCAGGGCGAAATCCAAATCCGTCTCATTTCCCGGCCCCAGGAGATCCAGCACCTTCCTCTCGGAAGCATTCCCATCCAGAGAGATCGTGATGTTCACCCCGGTACCTGAGAGCCCCTTGTTTTGGATCCTCAGCTTCCCGGAGATCGGCTCTCCGACGAAGATCCTTTCACCGATCTGAATCCCGGCCACCTCCAAATCGCACGAGGGTCTCACCACCGCGTCGCTCACCGCCCTGTTGAGCAGCTGATCGTCCTTCATCAGCAGGGCCTCCACCCGAAGCTCTCCCACCGTCATCGGTTTGTAGTAAAACTTGACCTCCGAGAT is drawn from Candidatus Korarchaeota archaeon NZ13-K and contains these coding sequences:
- a CDS encoding acyltransferase, with the translated sequence MRRVGFVQTNPEFGIVERNVRRAIELASKVEADLLVFPELFNTGYLFLSREEVLRLSEGPDGFTVRSMSRFAAEHSTAVVAGFAEREGDRVYNSAVAIDENGDLRGVYRKTHLFFEEKLLFDPGDTGFRVFELAGMRVGIMICFDWIFPESARTLALSGAQVIAHPSCLVMPYAPKADPVRALENRVFVVLADRSGSEERGGKRLRYYGMSLIADPRMNVLAQAPEEGEHVAVVEIDPKLADDKRINELNDIFLDRRPEFYGKVC